In Helicoverpa armigera isolate CAAS_96S chromosome 22, ASM3070526v1, whole genome shotgun sequence, the genomic stretch tctagttaattgtgttttaaaagatctaacataatccattaaaacatttaaaaaatccaaatataggtaaaaaccagcattcatggacactgtgaacgaacgaaacttttttttcccgatgGTCAACAGTGTtcacgaaagggtgttaccgaacgGGAATAACCCGTCCCAGCTATGTTTATTCACCTTGGACAGTTGTTATGAGTAATCAGAACCCGTTTAAGGCGTACCTTTTAACTGGGTTGTGTGACAATAGGTGGCAAAAAAGTTCAAAGTTCTTCGGTTTTAAAGTACATCACGGAGATAGAACTTCATAACAGTAATTATAGGACCACACTTATGACCACACTACATTCGTTAGTACCAAAATCATCGCTGGCCGCTGATAGCCCGGGCTCCGTAGAGatttgcccattgtcctttaagtagtttttattcaaaatccaaAATTACCTGTAATCTATAAAAACTCTTATCTCATACCATACTCTATTTTGACCTTCGTAggaatattaatcaaaattataaatgagaCGTCTGTTTGGGAACATATTAATGTGAATCATTTGTTTGCGATTTctaaaaaatctaaagaaaattattgcaagattattatttgttaaaaaagtttagTTTCCTACTGACTACCTTATTCCATCCAGTGAACACAGGCAAGGATACGAGTTATGTCAAAAATCAGTTGTCGACTGTTTTCGTATCGGCGAAAACGTGAGCGGCGCCCCGAAGTGGGCTCGTACCTCACCCCCTCAGGTTGTCGATTTTGACAAGACAAGGAGCCTTAATCACTACCAGATCTCCTTGGCCCTTTGTAAATTCAATTTACCAACTTGTAGGCTCCGAACTTTATCTGCCAACCTTTAGTTATTTAAGTTCCGATAGTAACTTcctcatttcattttaataattttggcaCGGCATTGACCGCCTCGAGTGCTCACTGAAAATCTTTTGAGTgggtttttcaaaaatatatctttctTGCCTTCTCCAGCAATTATGAGCCAGTGAAAATATAAACGTCCGAGCCGTTCACGAAATGACgcaaattattttgtaagtgCATATTATTAGTCTTAgtatatattttagtatattttgtaGCCATTTGAGCAGTGATTACAAATATGTCATTGACTCGTCAATACGGTTTTTCTCGACCAAAAAACGGCATAacgttgttataattttaatttatttattttagttgctATTCAtgtttaaaacttattctacATGTAAATAACGGTTGTTTGTTTCAtactttacataaaattatgcgTAGTATATTGATTCGATTTTAAATAAcatgaattaaaaacaaatcatcgttatttatttctttaattgacCCCTATTAAAATGGATAGTTTCATAGAAAAGTCATAGCTGGAACCAgtgaatatatgtatattattattgttacatatTAATTAGGaggaatatatatattttgaaaacctTGCGTTTCCTCAAAAAAGTCTAACTATCCACAGATTTTGGTACCCACAACAAACGTTTGCTGGGGAgcttgttgcgccacttcttcttcccagcaaaaacacatacgaagtggtgaagggtgggcgttttgggggctgtcttttgtaatttcttttttgacgttcgaaatgTGCTGTTTTgtagccaagtttgaataaatgagttttgactttgattttgatCGTGGCCCCTTAAAAACAGCTGTCATGCAGCTCAATAACAAATATGACCGAATTTAAAGTTACCTTTAAGAACAGCCTCCGTAGCATCATCAGGCCAAAGATGGTCTCCAGCGATAGCACATTGCGCCGCGAAGAACGTCTGCAGAGTTTGTACGAAGAGTGGCCCAGCTACCTGGTAGCTGTCCAAGATCATAGACGTCAGCGCTGGGTCACAGGCCCACGACATCTTCACCTGGAATCAGTATTGTAGGCAATTCATAAAagagcaaagtcaaaaagttatagataaagataaaagtataaagtcatttattcaaactctttgaatttcaaatttacaaaagacagcccccaaaacgcctgcCCTACACCACTTCCtgtgtgtttttgctggaaagatGAATAAGAAGAAGATAGTGGCCTAGGCTGGTAGTTAAGGTAGGTATCTACATCCGAGTCTTGTGGCCTCAACTaatacagccttactacaaaaacttaatcatCTGTTGAACACTCGTCTAAAAATAGTGTGGCAGccaaacggaccttatttcaacgtcataatttgtatttttttagacaagtgttcaacagacgtttaaaagtttttgcggTACGACGGATAAGGTCTGTGGCCTCTTCAACCGCATAACAAAAGTAAGTTTAGGGGTCGCCAATCTTTTTGTCGTCACTGAACTTACTTctgtcgctacgcagaaactaCTTTTACAGATCAGTAGGAAAGACAGGTACGTGACATGCGTACCTTTGCTCGAAATATTATAGTTGCTGACTGCCTTTGAGTTTGCATGAACTGTTCTTATAAATCATACTTATATGCTATGAGCAGTCAAAGGGCTAATTGATTTATGAACAGAGATGAAGATTCTATTTCTAGAATTATTAGCGATCGCCTGACTTTACTGGACTTTGTATCGACACAAATCAGTTAAAGCAAACAAATGAGGATGTTGGTTGGACTGTTAAATTGAGTTCTTAGTGATTCTTTCTTAATGGACTGACTTTTGGTTTACGGATATAAGGAAAAACTTGTTGTTTTGCGCGATTTCCAACCagagaaattaaatatttgcataGGAGAACCTCTATTGCCtccttataaataaaactgtatgaATTATGTAGCCCTATTCGATTTGATTCACACTTCGGGTAACAATttgcatataaattaattataggtacctaataaagcGTAATTACATGACGTTgacataataaatcaacattatttATGTACGCAAATAGTAggcattttacataaataaacaataatatgttaAACAAACTAATAATAGCGGTCTATAGTTAGCTGTTGGACGTCTGCAAATATTTAACCAAATCGGCCATTTGATCtacgaaaataaaatgtagatacaataacaaatttttagcgttaaaatatgttttgggTCTTTTTAAAGACCCTTCTATTAGGCTATTTTATCTAATTAACTTACTTAAGGAAATATGTGCATTTTGCACTAAAATGATTTGCAGCATTCAAAGTAATTTCTTTATATGATATTGAACGGTGCTATTTTCATTGAGAGTATTAAGATCCCCAAGAATGTAATAAACAGGATTGTACTGTGAAATAACCTCCATAGAATTAGATCGTAGTTTAGAACTGAGCATCATTGTATTTGACACGatcattttattcatattagaaAGCAGAGCCAACAGAAAACGGCATACTTAGCCTTTTCTTCAGAACTATTCAAAAtgtatattaaagtgtaaagtaCTGGCTGTCTTTCGCAGTTTCCCTCTGTcctttcttacaaaaaaaaaacttaggtatttTTGACCAAGGTATCGTTAGAATTTAGGTGTCAAGCAAAGAATGTCCTcaactttttttgaagtcggatAAATACTCCCACCTCCACTCCACGACcaattataaaatgtatatgtCTAGAAACTATGCTCTGAAATCGGTTCTTAATGATCACgttttaagtataataatttgGTTAGCATCTCCACACTAAGTTTCATCTGAATCCATTCTCcaaaatatacaatgtgtcccggggataagtgaccgcccgaaattttttgaatatttgtacaaaattaaggataatttcatttatatttttgaaaaaaatcattaaaaaaattttattgtcaggcctgttaataacaggctttgctcttttttttcaaatttcaactgactgtatttttgcatttgtttgaaatagcagcaaacattgttgtgagctattgtaggaaatatcatgtagtttattaataaattaaaagaaagtgatatgaagggggcatttattggacttattttgaaaaaactgaaaaaaaggcgttattttctttgaatttttattttctttttttttctaataaatgttttattacatttttgttatgtttgataattttaattgataaactatgatgtcggctagtcaataaagaaaaaagaatttaaaaagatgtaaaaacttaggaaatatcttaaaaaaactgcagcacgtcacagtatttactaaaaatcattaaaaaaaaaccaaaggcggtaagtcccaaatataaaggaaattatccttaattttgtacaaatattcaaaaaatttcgggcggtcacttatccccgggacacattgtatacttAGCACATGGTGTCTCTAATAGTTTCacttttttatctttctttGCTAAAACACCCGTTAGCTAGAATAACAAACTCAGTATCAATTAAGGAATCTTATTGACTTGTGTTGTTTAGTTGTTGATAATGTTGCCTTGCCTTGAAAACTGAGATAAGTGTTATTGAACTTATCCTTAACTTATTTGTCTAAGATTTCCTATTTATACCCCTCCTATTTATCGAGATACCAGCTATTTTCacgcggttttactcgcgtcccgtaggaattactgcccgtacccggataaaataataatacctatgttGCTCGGGGATAATCTACCTTCCAGCAGTGAACTTATTTATCAAAGCGGCTCCGTAGTTTCGAttcctttacaaacaaacaaaaaatatttttctctttataattttagtatagaaGAAGTAtcatactaatatttattttcatctgtTATCTACATAGATATAGTGATTACTACAATAGAGTTATCAAAATTTATAACTACAACTATATCTAATAAAACAtccacttaaaattattaaaggaCCGACGTTATTGTGTTTTATAAGTaccattattatattacttaattaaaatttactacaaaaacaataatggcTGTATATAATGTTTTTGTCAATTAAGCCTATGTTGTGACATTTATAGATAAGTCATATTTAATAGAGTAATTCATAGCTGTCTTAAAAAAATTTTAAGCACGTCAACTATGTGTACGAACAATCTTGAAATTTGGAGAAGTTTAAATTTATTTGAGGCAACTTAAAGTGATGCATAAAGTTTAACCtattgtaatataattataagtGCTCTAAGATATAGTACCTACATGTAACTAATATCcagaaataattttgttctattCTTACTCCTGTTATTCTGTCCACTGGGCGACCACAAGTTGTAAACTGACATCCAAATTAGTAATGACTTAAAGATACGTTTTATAAGACAAGTTTTAAGAGAATAACACtacaaatacctaattaaataatatttgtgtttttattgcaGTGTAGAGAAATGAAAAGAAAGTAATAAATCATACTGTAAATAATTGGAGAAAGCTGTCTGCGACCAAACTGacgagaaaaaatattataaacacgacACTCACTTTACAGTTCCGTTTGGATATTCCactcttttttattaattaaaatatctaaatagataatttatttacattgacaCTATTTTAAACAcgtgtttctttatttattttagtttatatttacTCCCTAAATTACAccccaatttatttaaaatcacttccggaaaattcttaaaattaatttaaaaaatactttagaaaAGCTTACCGTTTAATTTTCgaccttatttttattgtattaagttatattattattgttttaacacTGTATCTGCGAGCACAGGTGCATAGCGGATCGTTCGACCACTGACCGACAACTAGTGGCACGCACCTTACACACACAGACTTGTTTATgtatctatatatgtatatatgcaCACAGATATACAAGAGCGGAGTAATCTCTACGCGGTAGTGCCGGTTTTCTTATCTGTTATGTTTTGTTAAGTTAATATTTTCGCCTTGTAATGTTGTTTCTCTGTTAATCTAATAAGATACATTGCTATACTAATTATGCCAGGCACCGTTCGGATTTTTCTcataagtaaaagtaaattatgattttatagttatttgttgttttcaaatataacttgctggttggtgaatgtattttgtgtctataaattattgtttttctttcttattaGAATTGTAAACCTTTTGAATAAGCCGATGGAGTATGATACAAACAGCGTATGTTTTATCTAATGCCCTATATGACTTGTGAAAAGTAAATTTGCTCAAACACTTAGCTACCTAAACTGCGCAGTACATCAAGTATTTGCACAGCACAAGTAACTACATAGGTTTTATTGCTAAAGGACCAtgaatttaaatactttattcaaTCAGTTACTTGTTTGTATGCCTCACAAGATTCAAGGAATTGCCCTTAACATTAAGATTAAGATAAACGAGCTTTTGCTCAGAGAATACAGAGTAACGAATATTTTACTTGTGAAATATGTGAATGTGTAacatttaagactttgtttTATGAGGACATTTTACTAAATTATGGCTTGTGATtagtatcaaaaataaaagcttgtaaaaatggAGGGAAAGATGATTCAAACCACAGGGGTAATTGATACCGTATTATTTAATCCTTAAAATACCATAACTACAAACACTTTCCAGATATTATCTAATTTGTACAAGAGGCTCGTTTCAGTAGAAGGAAATTTTCAAGGCTAgtctttgaataaattattataataacttaaaGTTCGGTGTGTTGGTTCAGCCAGAACTTCTTGATCATGTCAGCGCCCTTCTCACCTATCATAATGGAAGGAGCGTTGGTGTTACCTCTTACAACAGAGGGCATGATACTAGCGTCGATCACTCTCAATCCCTTCACCTTGCGTACTCTGAGCTCGGGGTCAACGACCGCGGTCTCATCACCGTCAGGTCCCATCTTAGCGGTACTGGTGGGGTGGTACAGCGAGAATGTCAGCTCCCTCGAGATACAGTCCAAGTACTCATCGCTGCTCTTGTCGAACTTCTTGCATGCGTCAATGTCCAACCAGTCTAGCTTGAATCCACCCTCCTTCAGAGCCTTGGTGTCTCCCAGTCTCAGAGAGTGCTGCTTCATAGCCTTAATAACAATCTCCATATCTTCGGGGTCCTTGTAGTAGTCAGCGAACAACAGAGGAGCTTCGAGCGGGTTCTTGCTTGCCAAAAGGATCTGACCAGCAGACTTCGGCTTCAGCAAAGTGTTGAAGATCACCAGCGTGAATTTGTCCTCGTTCATTTTTTTGAACTTAGTGTATGCCTCATCGTTCAATCCGTGCTTCTGGAAAATGTCAATCAGGTTGTACACGCCAGGGGGCAGGACGAAGTAGTGGAACTGCATGTCAGAGGCGGGTGACTCAGGGTCGGTAGTGTTGATAAAACTGATGACACGGTTAGGGCTGGTGTTGATCAAAGGTCCAGTGCCTTCCATAATGTACTGAGCGAAGTTCTTCACAATAGTTGAGATGGAGTAGTAGTCCTTGGGGCCAGGCTTGGTGTAGAAGGTAGGAACGAACAAGTGATCCTGCAAGTTCTGTCCAACGGGCAAGTCAGCCTTGACTTCGATTTTCATGTCTTCCAAGTGCTTCCTGGGTCCAATACCAGACAGCAAAAGAATGTGGGGTGAGTTGATGGCACCGGCTGACAGAATCAGCTCTTTCCTTACATTGACAACAATGTCTTTACCGTCTTTGTGGAGCAAGACACCGCTAACGATGTTAGTGCCAGGCACGAACAAAACCTTGGTAGCTTGCGCGTGTTTGATTACGTGGAAGTTCTTCCTGTCCTTGATCGGAGCCAAGAAGGCACGAGCAGTACTGAACCTAGTTCCATCCTTGGTCGTAGTCTGTGATGTCATAACACCCATTTGGCTCTCACCGTTGATGTCGGTCGAGTTCTTCAAACCGAGTTCGATGGCCGCGTTGATGATCATGTGTTCGAAGTCGTGAGACTGTTTGTCGACGGCTACATTGAGGTTACCCTCGAAGTTGTGGTATTTCTTGTTCTCTTCGTTGTAGATACCGGTGAATTTCTCGCTCTTCCTGAAGTAGGGTAAGACATCATCGTAGCTCCATCCGTAGTTTCCGTCAGCTGCCCATTCGTCGAAGTCAGCCTTGTTGCCTCTGACGTAGAACATGAAGTTGATACTGCTGCTGCCTCCGAGGGCTTTACCACGTGGCCAGGCGCAACCCTTGGCTGTGTAGCTTCGGCAGGCACCATCTTGAGGCTGAGTCTTGTAGGCCCAATCTTGAGGACTGCGCATGTTGTTGTAGAACAAGTGTGGGATCTGCGAAATAGAATACATAGATTATTAGATATTGTATTATTAGAAATATGATTGCTTAttataaacacaataatatttatgaagctTACCTCGGTGTTCAGGGTAGGGTTGCCGCCAGCTTCTACGAGTAAAACCTTCCATTCTGGGACTTCGCTAAGTCTATTAGCAACTGCTGAACCTGCCGACCCAGCACCCACTACAATGAAGTCGTAGTTGGGATCTGAAACAAAAACGCGTTCAGTATTATATTGATCTGCCGCTTTGGCGTCCGTATCTACAATTTTagtataaacattaaaaataacaattatgtcataacattatttaactACCGTGTTATCTGCAGATCCTTATCGTTAAACATACCTAATTTTATCCTTAATCTTTCAATTTCAATCAACTGTGGTCTTTAATCCAATAAGTATTATATCTAGATTGGGACTCATGCCATGACAttgcttatttattatctactaaATTACTTGCTTACAAACTCTCACACTTTAATTCGTAAAAATTAAGGACAACATTTTTCAAACTGTTACTTtagtaaaacataaaacattatctttTATAAATGTAATGAAACTCTGAGAACGTTAACAGTTCAAGTCAGCAATAAGCGTGAACAACAGTATTAAATAATGACACCTACAGCTCCGTAGGACATGAAACAAAACAGTTTACAGTTTCCTAAAATCTTCCTTACCTTCAAGAACTTTCTGAGTAGCATCAGCAGGCCACAGATGGTCTCCCACCAGCGCGCACTGGGCTGCCAGGAAAGTCTGCAGACTCTGCATGAACAGCGGCCCAGCAGTCTGGTAGCTGTTCACGATGGTGCTCGTCAGAGCAGGATCGCAAGCCCACGACATCTTGCTCTGTTGGGAGAGATTATGAATAGATATGATGGGTATGAAATGCTATTAGATGCTTTGTGGAAATATTTTGCAGACCAGGCGACATGACACAAGTTAGGGGAGGTTTATGCTTAAAAATTTATTTAGGTAACAAATAGGATTACGGTGAACATCGGGGATTCGAAAACCTGACAATGATCGTTTAGAATTTCGACAGTCGAAAAAGTTATGGTGAAGAAAATGGATTTTTAAAGgataaggtttaaaaaaaaatggtactgCCTGTATCGCATACTTTAGAtccaaaattgaaacaaaaggATTAAGATGAAATAGCCAAAATTAACTTACTTTGTTAAGGTCTCTGTCCTCTGTAAGCCTGTGATGCTGACGACTGGTACAGACAGGTCAGTATGATCATCCCAGCATCTCCCGGGCGTATAAATACGAGATGCTATAGGCAAGACGAATACGTCACATACAGATAATTGcaaattttgttattgtatcaATATCATAATAAT encodes the following:
- the LOC110370926 gene encoding glucose dehydrogenase [FAD, quinone] encodes the protein MSWACDPALTSTIVNSYQTAGPLFMQSLQTFLAAQCALVGDHLWPADATQKVLEDPNYDFIVVGAGSAGSAVANRLSEVPEWKVLLVEAGGNPTLNTEIPHLFYNNMRSPQDWAYKTQPQDGACRSYTAKGCAWPRGKALGGSSSINFMFYVRGNKADFDEWAADGNYGWSYDDVLPYFRKSEKFTGIYNEENKKYHNFEGNLNVAVDKQSHDFEHMIINAAIELGLKNSTDINGESQMGVMTSQTTTKDGTRFSTARAFLAPIKDRKNFHVIKHAQATKVLFVPGTNIVSGVLLHKDGKDIVVNVRKELILSAGAINSPHILLLSGIGPRKHLEDMKIEVKADLPVGQNLQDHLFVPTFYTKPGPKDYYSISTIVKNFAQYIMEGTGPLINTSPNRVISFINTTDPESPASDMQFHYFVLPPGVYNLIDIFQKHGLNDEAYTKFKKMNEDKFTLVIFNTLLKPKSAGQILLASKNPLEAPLLFADYYKDPEDMEIVIKAMKQHSLRLGDTKALKEGGFKLDWLDIDACKKFDKSSDEYLDCISRELTFSLYHPTSTAKMGPDGDETAVVDPELRVRKVKGLRVIDASIMPSVVRGNTNAPSIMIGEKGADMIKKFWLNQHTEL